Proteins from one Apis cerana isolate GH-2021 linkage group LG11, AcerK_1.0, whole genome shotgun sequence genomic window:
- the LOC107995312 gene encoding prohormone-1, with amino-acid sequence MSSLRTAMFLLVVLMVLIDCSTAIPAADKERLLNEVDLVDDDGSIETALINYLFTKQIVKRLRNQLDIGDLQRKRSYWKQCAFNAVSCFGK; translated from the exons ATGTCGTCGTTACGAACGGCCATGTTTCTACTCGTCGTTCTGATGGTGTTGATCGACTGCTCAACGGCCATCCCGGCAGCCGACAAGGAACGATTGTTGAACGAGGTAGAC TTGGTGGACGACGATGGAAGCATCGAGACCGCTCTGATCAATTACCTGTTCACGAAACAAATCGTGAAACGGCTTCGAAATCAACTGGACATCGGTGACCTTCAACGCAAACGAAGTTATTGGAAACAGTGCGCCTTCAACGCCGTCTCCTGCTTTGGCAAATAG